The nucleotide window TGCAGGCCTATAACTTaatattttggttttaaaaactatttatgCCTcagaacttaccagactgtgcCTCTATTTGTGCATGTGAATGTTGGCTGAAACAGGTGGAGTAGGGACAATGGCCAGGTTAAGAcctgagaaagagagacacccTCACACTTGCATGCTGGATCATTTGAAGCCATGAAAATCATAATTTACATAGgataaaaaatatttgacaaGGGCCCAGAATGTGTCTGTGATTAGAGACCGTCTTTCCATTTGACTGTTCACCTGTGGAGGCTGGCAGACCAAAAAGAGATTATCATCTTCTAACAGCATCTTCTCCACTCAGCCTGGCTATCAGCTGCTCCACAGACTCATATTAATATTAGTTTTGCATTTCTGTTACTACTGTAGGCCCAACATCTGTGCGCCTACATTCAGTCGACACACAATCACAGGCTGTGGCCCGAATGAGATTTACCACCAACACTTCATTTGGTTGGATGCATACATATAGTGTTattatctaaatttaaatgcTGCCCTGACTGCTGTGCTTCTTGTCTAATTATTGTAGCAATAGTCCAATATTCAAAGTTCCAATAAGGGCGGAACAAGGAGTGGGTTTTCCTGGACAGGGTGGAGACTGCAGTGCTTTAACTTTGGGTTGCTGGCTCTGCCGAAACCCCCAACCATTCTGGGATGTTTTTACTTGAATGGACACGTTGGCAGGCTAGCTTCAAACTGTTCAGCAGTTCATGGATGTGTTTGTGAGATTGTGACTCTTTTGTGTTTCCTCTGCACAGCTGCCCTACCTGCTGCTGAACTCCACGGGCACAGACCCAAAGACTCGCATGCACCCCGTGTTCTTCGGAGAAAGCATCGAGGTCAACCCCAAACCAGAGCAGGAAATCAAGTAAGGGAACATTGACACATAAAGACATAGTATTGGTTTCAACATGGGGCTCAGTTCacttattttgatcaatattctCTTGTCAACACTGCCACCTAGTGATCATTTGTAGATGTGCTTCTACAAAGTTGTCACCTTCTCCTTTCCAGGTGCAACTCCGAGGTCAAGTACGACTCCGACAAGCACTACCGGGACCAGGTCTACTGCGCCCCTGTTCCCACGCCCACTTACTTCAGCGAGACAGTGGTGGCTGTGCGAAACTGCACTTGGAAGCGCTATAAGTCCCAGGTGTATCTGGAGCCGCGGCAGAAACCCATCAGCTACCAGAGCACCACCATTATCTACCCGAAACATGCCAAGAACACTTATCGCACCACACTCAACTACAACGCCACGGGCTCCCGCCGCTGGTTTGTGTCCACAGTGCAGCTTGAGTCGAGTGAGGATACTAGTCCCTGTATCATCTACACTGAGGATCTGTAGGGCCCAGACCACACAGGGAGGGGGCTACCTGATGATCATCCTATTTGTTTTGGAGGACAAGGAACTTGGGAAGGCCCGCATTGAAAGGGAAATACTTCAAGTAATACCCGGAGCCCCTAAAAACCCCACTCTGTTCATCTATAGTCGCCATGGAGGACACTCTGGGAACCCTTTAGTGACATTTCCCTTGAGTGTTTTTAGACTTTCTACTGATGCAGTCTTTAAAAAGGGAGTCTTTCCTCTGGCAGTTTAAAGCTGCACTTCAATGGTTAATGTCTTATTTAATACAAGAGCTGACAAATTGGTGGCCTTTGCGTTCTTTCAGGTTGGATTGTAACCTCAGTGAAGGTAACAGAAACGTCAAGATGACATGCGCGGTGGATTTCAGCCGAGCGTGCACAAAACCATTCACACCAATGCAAAGCTTTCTAATATGGCTCTGTTGCACTTGCTTTTTATATATCACAGTCTTCCTAGTGGACTTGGCTAGATGGGGGGATTTCAGAACTGCATATGAAAAATTGGACCAAAGATAGTTTGAACAGTTTATCTCTTTGTAATAActccacacacagacataacacagacataaaacagaTTGCCTagagaatatttgaaaaaaggaaataataaatattcaGCCATGTTGGATCACTGCAATTAAAGACCTGTTTAACCTAATGTCTGTTGAACTTAATTTGAATACTTTGGTTAAGATCATATAGGAGTTAGGGGTGTTTACAGGTTTCCTAACAGGTTCTTGTTAGCTTGTTTGGCATCAATGAAGTAGGAAAAACTAAAACTTAttaataaaaattattatttattaagagTTGTCTGGCAGTCTGGAACCTCTCACTTAATTTTAGATTTTGAAGGAGGCATTGTCAACGATGCAGaccaaaatgcctctgcactcaattgaATAGACCTACAATCAATCAGAGCAACTAAACAAGCAAGTTGGGGTGGTTCTTGGTCCGTTTtgaagcaggaaaaaaacagtggACCTCTCACAGTAACACAATCTTAAGTCATATTTCCTCAGCACTGCCTACTTTGACAGTGTGATCTGAGTTCTGTTTACTTGGTGCATTGCGCTGGACAGAGTATCTAAGTTAGGTCCAGTTACCAGGTTCCCAGGAAGTGAGCAGGGTGTTGAAGCAAATTGAACTTAGTGGTCAAACAGTGGAATTACGACTCCCGGCCCATCACGTGACGTTCTCTGgcccaaaaatactttttaccaTAAACTTACAGTTCATGGCAAAAGACATCTGTAAAtggatcatttttaaaaaaaataaataaaaaaaaacctgtataaTGATTTGTTTCTCTATCAGAATTTGATCCATTCTGTCCGATAACATCTGAAAAGTCTAGATAGCCGCACAATTAAATCTTTTGACCCCCAACCAAGTTAGCGGAGTGCCTAACTGGAAGTCTCAAG belongs to Etheostoma spectabile isolate EspeVRDwgs_2016 chromosome 5, UIUC_Espe_1.0, whole genome shotgun sequence and includes:
- the rflna gene encoding refilin-A — translated: MVGHLHLQAMDDSLKGKNREGLLDSPDSGLPPSPSPPFCSLSPGLNESRSSSCTTPVESHHGYYKKESREGKLLPYLLLNSTGTDPKTRMHPVFFGESIEVNPKPEQEIKCNSEVKYDSDKHYRDQVYCAPVPTPTYFSETVVAVRNCTWKRYKSQVYLEPRQKPISYQSTTIIYPKHAKNTYRTTLNYNATGSRRWFVSTVQLESSEDTSPCIIYTEDL